In the Nitrospirales bacterium LBB_01 genome, one interval contains:
- a CDS encoding Hsp70 family protein, whose amino-acid sequence MNKKTRFIVGIDLGTTNSAVSYIDTEDKSSNKKKPHELKKAPVVFDIPQFVDDGIVGKISTLPSFLYIPGAYDAEIATDGLPWQTGSEKIITGEYARIIGGKKPSNLVYSAKSWLCYSRVDRNAPILPWGREDTAGKLSPVSASAAYLKHIINAWNSDGGGVRGKYHPLQDEQVAVTIPASFDETARELTFKAAELAGFKNLTMLEEPQAAFYSWISQNEANLGDIIKENTLVLVFDMGGGTTDFNLITVEERGGKPEFKRVAVGDHLMLGGDNMDLALAREVEESIFGAGQKMGIAGWTSLTHQCRKAKETLLSEQSVNEVEVTFLGSGRSVIGGSVKGVITSNAAKNIVLNGFFKHVGIDEDVTERRLGFQELGLPYVSETAVFKHLSAFLKRHAANPFLAPWVKTADTGGVRAVRPDAVLFNGGVFKSASLRKASLDMINHWFSPSEPNFNVKELENDKLDHAVALGAAYYGLVLRGEGVRITGGTGKSYYIEVAHQSAAPSELKSPLTSVCILPRGAEPDNEITLTEPEFQVMANTPASFNMFSSSYRVGDKPGDIVTAEQDFFFKLPPVKTILQFGKKSGTAHLPVTLSVKLNEYGTLDIWCESKTTPHRWRLSFQLRDAAASDDTSEETAALTDTRTLDQETSEQACEAIRAALWGNEQALGALTKTITEIIGVEKDNWPLPVIRKLWDTLMELKQRRLITPVHEARWLNMSGFLLRPGFGYLLDTERIKELWKIFSEGVKFYRYGGCCLEWWIMWRRVAGGLSEQNQDIIFKKTAQHLIPGRKKKDTPKLQNPEVLEFWMLTASLERLGSTAKVELGDELLRQIKKFGDKNTAKLMWALSRLGGRVPFYGPVEKVIPKAAAEKWIREIMALKWTHPADASYAISQLARKTGDRAGDTDDALREEASRWIQKVTAGAAERYIKRLSEALPVSFDEEREVFGDTLPVGLIINKGK is encoded by the coding sequence ATGAATAAAAAGACACGCTTTATAGTTGGCATAGATTTAGGGACGACTAACTCGGCAGTATCCTATATTGATACTGAGGATAAATCATCTAACAAGAAGAAACCTCACGAATTAAAAAAGGCTCCTGTGGTATTTGATATTCCACAGTTTGTTGACGACGGAATTGTCGGTAAGATTTCCACTTTGCCGTCCTTTTTGTATATACCAGGAGCATATGACGCTGAGATTGCAACTGACGGGCTTCCGTGGCAAACCGGCTCTGAAAAGATAATAACCGGCGAATATGCCCGTATAATAGGCGGGAAAAAACCGTCCAACCTTGTCTATTCTGCTAAATCGTGGCTTTGCTATAGCCGTGTGGACAGGAACGCTCCAATCTTACCGTGGGGTCGTGAAGACACTGCAGGGAAACTATCTCCCGTAAGCGCCTCTGCTGCATATCTAAAACATATAATTAACGCATGGAACTCAGATGGAGGCGGCGTGCGCGGTAAGTACCATCCCCTTCAAGATGAGCAGGTAGCTGTTACAATTCCAGCCTCCTTTGATGAGACTGCGCGTGAGCTTACCTTTAAAGCCGCAGAACTTGCCGGGTTTAAAAACCTCACGATGCTTGAAGAGCCGCAGGCAGCGTTTTACAGCTGGATTTCTCAAAATGAAGCAAATCTCGGCGACATTATAAAAGAAAACACTCTGGTTTTAGTCTTTGATATGGGAGGCGGCACTACTGACTTTAATCTCATTACGGTTGAGGAAAGAGGCGGCAAACCTGAGTTTAAACGAGTGGCGGTTGGAGATCACCTTATGCTTGGAGGCGACAACATGGATCTGGCGCTTGCCAGAGAAGTTGAGGAAAGCATCTTTGGCGCAGGTCAAAAAATGGGTATTGCCGGCTGGACGTCTCTCACTCACCAGTGCCGTAAGGCTAAAGAAACACTCCTTTCCGAGCAAAGCGTCAATGAGGTAGAGGTAACTTTCCTTGGCTCAGGACGGAGCGTAATAGGAGGCTCGGTTAAGGGCGTGATTACCTCTAATGCTGCTAAAAATATCGTACTGAACGGGTTTTTTAAACATGTTGGAATAGATGAGGATGTAACCGAACGGCGGTTAGGTTTTCAGGAATTGGGACTGCCCTATGTCTCAGAGACGGCAGTGTTTAAGCATCTATCGGCATTTTTAAAACGACATGCCGCTAATCCGTTTTTAGCTCCATGGGTAAAAACCGCTGACACAGGCGGCGTAAGAGCCGTTCGCCCTGATGCTGTTCTTTTTAACGGCGGTGTGTTTAAATCAGCATCATTACGTAAAGCATCGCTTGATATGATTAATCACTGGTTTTCTCCCTCAGAACCGAACTTTAACGTAAAAGAACTGGAAAATGACAAACTTGACCACGCTGTTGCCCTCGGTGCGGCTTATTACGGACTTGTGCTGAGAGGGGAGGGCGTGCGGATTACCGGTGGCACAGGGAAATCATACTACATAGAGGTTGCGCATCAAAGCGCTGCACCTTCTGAGCTGAAATCGCCGCTTACCTCTGTCTGCATACTGCCGCGTGGTGCTGAGCCAGATAATGAAATTACTCTAACAGAGCCGGAGTTTCAAGTTATGGCAAACACTCCGGCCTCTTTTAACATGTTTAGCTCAAGCTACCGGGTCGGAGATAAGCCCGGAGACATTGTCACAGCCGAACAGGATTTCTTTTTTAAACTGCCACCGGTCAAAACCATTCTTCAGTTTGGTAAAAAATCTGGTACCGCTCACCTTCCTGTAACACTTAGCGTAAAACTAAATGAGTACGGAACACTGGATATATGGTGTGAGTCAAAAACAACACCGCATCGCTGGAGACTGTCATTCCAGTTGAGAGACGCTGCTGCGTCAGATGACACATCAGAGGAAACAGCAGCGCTGACTGATACTCGCACACTTGATCAGGAAACCTCAGAGCAGGCATGTGAGGCAATAAGGGCAGCACTGTGGGGCAATGAGCAGGCGCTTGGTGCTTTAACTAAAACGATAACTGAAATCATCGGAGTGGAAAAAGACAACTGGCCGCTTCCTGTTATTCGTAAACTCTGGGATACGTTAATGGAGCTTAAACAACGACGGCTGATTACCCCTGTGCATGAGGCCAGATGGTTAAACATGTCCGGTTTTTTGCTTAGACCCGGATTTGGTTATTTGCTAGATACTGAGCGGATAAAGGAGCTATGGAAAATATTTTCAGAGGGAGTCAAATTTTACCGCTATGGCGGGTGTTGTTTAGAGTGGTGGATTATGTGGCGACGGGTAGCGGGCGGTCTTAGTGAGCAAAATCAGGATATAATTTTTAAGAAGACAGCTCAACATCTCATTCCTGGCAGAAAAAAGAAAGACACTCCAAAACTCCAAAACCCTGAAGTTTTGGAGTTTTGGATGCTCACAGCAAGTCTTGAGCGGCTTGGCAGCACCGCAAAGGTGGAGCTTGGGGATGAGCTGCTACGGCAGATTAAAAAGTTTGGCGACAAAAACACTGCTAAACTCATGTGGGCACTATCTCGCCTTGGAGGACGTGTTCCATTTTATGGCCCTGTGGAAAAGGTAATACCAAAAGCTGCTGCTGAAAAATGGATACGAGAGATAATGGCTCTAAAATGGACACACCCCGCCGATGCCTCATACGCAATATCTCAGTTGGCAAGAAAAACCGGTGACAGGGCAGGCGACACTGATGATGCTCTCAGAGAGGAGGCTTCACGGTGGATACAAAAAGTCACAGCCGGAGCCGCAGAGCGTTACATTAAGCGGCTTTCAGAGGCACTGCCTGTTAGTTTTGATGAGGAAAGGGAGGTTTTTGGCGATACGCTTCCGGTTGGTTTAATAATAAACAAAGGAAAATAG
- a CDS encoding nucleotidyltransferase, with product MSEESDNIIFLLEQYKRQFADQYGIVALGVFGSVARREMQGDSDVDVVIKITHPNIITLSRIRLEIEELINKHVDIVHYREKMNTLLRERIDKDTIYV from the coding sequence ATGAGTGAAGAAAGTGATAACATAATTTTTCTATTAGAGCAGTATAAAAGACAATTCGCTGACCAATATGGAATAGTCGCTCTTGGAGTTTTTGGCTCAGTTGCCCGCAGGGAAATGCAAGGTGACAGCGATGTAGATGTTGTGATAAAAATAACCCATCCTAATATAATTACATTGTCCCGTATTCGTCTGGAAATAGAGGAGCTTATCAACAAGCATGTTGATATTGTGCATTATAGAGAAAAAATGAACACATTGCTAAGAGAAAGAATAGACAAAGATACAATCTATGTATGA
- a CDS encoding MFS transporter — protein MPIYLVGFLARFSYALARSPVLPLFALYLGAGPEAIGFVVGVSTVTGIFFKMPSGALSDVIGRRRTLFAGLIVFAVMPFTYLFVKDYNLLVIIRFIHGLATAIYGPVAMAVVADEAGAKKGEVLSWFSSVTIIGNLLGAPVGGFILHTLAHGNPTFVDFQRAYLLSGITGIMALIFGIKMLKDDKPTGQKAGLKAAYKKFASGIKEVISDKRVVITSAMEGIQNMSMGALEAFLPIYAVKVALLNELQAGLLWGVQVLVTILSKPVMGKTSDKYGRTPIIAAGLLLCAVSFAMFPLFKSFYLLICCALVFGFGEALVTSSSAALVADICKEKHFGAAMGTFGTIFDIGHASGPILAGVLIAKFDYLHTFWMMASLIIVAIPVFLLNVKNDKG, from the coding sequence ATGCCGATATATTTGGTCGGCTTTCTTGCCAGATTTTCTTATGCGCTGGCAAGGTCTCCGGTGCTGCCGCTTTTTGCCTTGTACCTTGGGGCAGGCCCTGAGGCAATAGGTTTTGTTGTGGGCGTTTCAACTGTAACCGGTATATTTTTTAAAATGCCCTCTGGCGCCCTCTCTGACGTAATAGGCAGAAGAAGGACACTCTTTGCAGGTCTAATTGTCTTTGCCGTTATGCCATTTACGTACCTTTTTGTAAAAGACTACAACCTGCTTGTGATTATAAGGTTCATTCACGGGCTTGCTACGGCAATATACGGGCCTGTTGCTATGGCAGTTGTAGCTGATGAGGCTGGAGCCAAAAAAGGCGAGGTGCTGTCATGGTTTTCATCGGTTACAATTATAGGTAATCTTCTTGGAGCGCCTGTCGGTGGATTTATTCTTCACACATTGGCTCACGGTAATCCAACCTTTGTTGATTTTCAAAGGGCATATCTCCTAAGCGGTATAACAGGAATAATGGCTCTGATTTTTGGCATTAAAATGCTCAAAGATGACAAACCAACAGGCCAAAAAGCCGGATTGAAAGCCGCCTACAAAAAATTTGCCTCAGGCATAAAAGAGGTCATAAGCGACAAGAGGGTGGTTATAACCTCAGCCATGGAGGGCATACAAAACATGTCTATGGGGGCGCTTGAGGCGTTTTTGCCGATTTATGCCGTAAAAGTAGCGCTCCTTAACGAACTCCAGGCAGGACTTTTGTGGGGAGTGCAAGTGCTTGTGACAATTCTCTCAAAACCTGTCATGGGTAAAACCTCGGACAAATACGGAAGAACTCCGATAATTGCCGCAGGATTGCTCCTTTGTGCCGTCTCCTTTGCAATGTTTCCGCTGTTTAAGAGTTTCTATCTATTGATATGCTGCGCTTTAGTGTTTGGCTTTGGCGAGGCGCTTGTGACGTCGTCATCGGCAGCACTTGTAGCCGATATTTGCAAGGAAAAACACTTTGGCGCCGCTATGGGAACATTTGGCACTATATTTGACATCGGACACGCCTCAGGCCCAATACTTGCCGGCGTGCTGATAGCAAAGTTTGATTACCTGCATACCTTCTGGATGATGGCGTCTCTCATAATTGTTGCTATCCCCGTGTTTTTACTTAATGTTAAAAATGATAAAGGATAG